One Carassius carassius chromosome 20, fCarCar2.1, whole genome shotgun sequence DNA segment encodes these proteins:
- the LOC132096587 gene encoding zinc finger protein 644-like has translation MSGLEESAKIEENDTSMSRNSQDLLNSETFCAEGTTSGPSMHYPQETMALLSDQGDLLTTVGFMDTICSDGPAKAAYVNGSTSPHISDEILLDISKNVPGFLPKSLHAQNSVTTNVHFEGPDPLRKEGEITIRQTLTAEDVEHRGIWGFDTESPESSLDHDDDGNDLNWNPQREFMKFLWDDDKGLEMEGKLSPVPSPINHKRRAPSPLGHKRRRKEKLVLKVDPSEDIYPELNFKSKKDHLGEGSQIECRAVKKTRSPRKPSKLKSPIVKRTKYFNGAAEAVKHLFAKPAKKPVSKTQKLGLIRENLPSDSCSNEELTFFPRNSGFKEKSQEHSQMSCNTDTINSKPFICKECGQCYHDQSSLLNHISVHRDKRRKITEEKNELHQIKDEGKDAKLQCPQCTFGTNCPNTFVQHAKTHEKDKRYYSCNKCDFVEMNEVELRRHLLHKHGISGSDLTVWKSDGFQERKVNKSVCPVSFSHSFQRKTKNIGNHVEASFQPQFIEEQASSHSLDNCDEEPSEQSFSICNVLTSCAKPTARSPKLSLKIRAPDKNKSFSSSEKSGLLRKKKVWMSKGVQSQSKLDNSIHTLLSRKKCSNQSNSECNTQRETDESSTKEFLDNSLNCETTFCGTGASLSPLKCLKRSAHSKEGNTKGTSNSDENITCSEDVGNSNYMHTSLEKQTLKKSPSKRKMSTPFHNMQGQDILLDFPKCRQNFKKPETSTRSKEIINNGHFLCDSNDDLGREECESNENANARFVKKQTTPAKASLGASTDHFWKNHSSPRMLSVKDECKDEEISEAITVVKREPGSDVETDLKACPYCPAVFESGISLSNHIRGHLHRVGLKVRKAAVKVTSREKVPPVRRRTLPPVKTEEDTSQTNHPAELKTDCQQTELICPLCRDWFDTGTGLSNHVRGHLKRLGKPSSTTSKSPVIILKELMRDKKQFQMKLQVLEKKCRATNSFHPIRLSNGLTFASTVKRKKDDREDKKRIDIGKASPPSELIGILKKRRAHEETKAKQSTHTARKAILLSSDRDCGMEIQPFKAVPNSLAEKSELNRKVCVHCNTTFHSGVSLSNHLRAYAHRKKKALLDGTTFDCKQRKQRSRSGTKKKMYPLLHTPEEIYRLTCRFCDLVFQGPLSVQEDWIKHLQRHIMNTAVPHTGAGMVEVTTFPKDSCPNTDPQAQPSVMQISS, from the exons ATGTCTGGTTTGGAGGAGAGTGCCAAAATAGAGGAAAATGACACCTCAATGTCAAGAAACTCTCAGGACCTTTTGAACAGCGAGACATTCTGTGCAGAGGGAACTACATCAGGACCATCAATGCATTATCCTCAAGAGACCATGGCATTACTCAGTGACCAAGGAGACCTCCTGACCACTGTTGGTTTTATGGACACCATCTGCTCAGATGGACCAGCCAAGGCTGCTTACGTCAATGGATCCACCTCACCCCATATCTCAGATGAAATCTTGCTAGATATTTCAAAAAATGTACCAGGATTCCTTCCCAAATCATTACATGCTCAGAATTCAGTCACAACCAATGTCCACTTTGAAGGACCTGATCCACTCAGAAAAGAGGGGGAAATAACAATCAGGCAAACGTTGACTGCGGAGGATGTGGAGCATAGGGGCATATGGGGCTTTGATACAGAATCTCCAGAAAGCTCATTAGATCATGATGATGATGGAAATGACCTTAACTGGAATCCCCAAAGAGAATTTATGAAGTTCCTGTGGGATGATGATAAGGGTCTCGAAATGGAGGGAAAACTGTCCCCTGTTCCTTCACCCATCAACCATAAAAGAAGAGCTCCTTCACCGCTCGGCCATAAAAGAAGACGTAAAGAAAAACTGGTGTTAAAAGTTGATCCGTCAGAGGACATTTACCCTGAGTTGAATTTTAAATCAAAAAAAGATCACCTTGGTGAAGGAAGCCAGATAGAATGTAGAGCTGTTAAGAAGACACGTTCCCCAAGGAAACCATCTAAATTAAAGTCACCCATTGTAAAACGTACCAAGTATTTTAATGGAGCTGCTGAGGCAGTCAAACACCTGTTTGCCAAACCAGCAAAAAAGCCTGTTAGCAAGACTCAAAAGTTGGGATTAATTAGAGAAAATTTGCCATCAGACTCATGTTCTAATGAGGAACTTACATTTTTTCCTCGTAACAGTGGTTTTAAAGAGAAATCTCAAGAACACAGCCAAATGTCATGTAATACAGACACAATTAATTCAAAGCCATTTATATGCAAGGAATGTGGACAGTGTTACCATGATCAGAGTTCGTTGTTAAATCACATAAGTGTTCACCGGGACAAGCGACGGAaaattactgaagaaaaaaacGAGTTGCATCAAATTAAAGATGAAGGTAAAGATGCAAAGTTGCAGTGTCCCCAGTGCACTTTTGGAACGAACTGTCCGAACACCTTTGTGCAACATGCTAAGACCCACGAGAAGGACAAGCGGTACTATAGTTGTAATAAGTGTGATTTTGTCGAAATGAATGAAGTTGAACTGAGACGCCATTTGCTTCATAAACATGGCATCAGTGGGTCTGATCTGACTGTTTGGAAATCAGATGGATTTCAGGAGCGTAAAGTCAATAAATCAGTATGTCCAGTGTCCTTCTCCCATTCTTTCCAAAGAAAAACTAAGAACATTGGAAATCATGTGGAGGCTTCGTTTCAACCACAGTTTATTGAAGAACAGGCATCCTCACATTCCCTTGACAATTGTGATGAAGAACCATCTGAACAGTCATTCTCTATTTGCAATGTTCTTACATCATGTGCAAAACCAACAGCAAGGTCGCCAAAATTGTCACTGAAGATCCGAGCACCGGACAAAAACAAAAGCTTTTCATCCAGTGAAAAGTCTGGTCTTCTACGGAAGAAAAAAGTGTGGATGAGTAAAGGTGTCCAAAGCCAATCAAAACTTGACAATTCAATTCACACACTTTTATCCAGAAAGAAATGTAGTAACCAGAGTAACTCAGAATGCAACACTCAACGGGAAACTGATGAAAGCAGTACAAAAGAGTTTCTTGACAATTCCCTCAATTGCGAGACCACTTTTTGCGGAACTGGTGCTAGTTTGTCCCCCTTAAAGTGTCTGAAAAGATCAGCTCATTCTAAAGAAGGCAACACTAAAGGAACTTCTAACTCTGATGAAAACATTACTTGTTCAGAAGATGTTGGAAACTCCAACTATATGCATACAAGTTTGGaaaagcaaacattaaaaaaGTCACCTTCCAAAAGGAAAATGTCTACTCCATTCCACAATATGCAGGGCCAAGATATTCTTTTAGATTTCCCAAAATGCAGACAAAATTTTAAGAAACCTGAAACATCCACAAGAAGTAAAGAAATTATCAACAACGGTCATTTTTTGTGTGATTCTAATGATGACCTTGGACGTGAAGAATGTGAAAGTAATGAGAATGCTAATGCACGTTTTGTTAAAAAACAGACGACACCTGCAAAAGCAAGTCTTGGTGCCTCAACTGATCACTTTTGGAAAAATCACAGTTCCCCAAGGATGCTCTCTGTCAAAGATGAATGCAAGGATGAAGAAATCTCGGAAGCGATCACAGTTGTAAAGCGTGAACCGGGTTCAGATGTTGAGACAGATCTGAAGGCTTGTCCGTACTGTCCTGCTGTATTTGAGTCAGGAATTAGCCTCTCTAATCATATAAGAGGACATTTGCACAGAGTGGGCCTGAAAGTACGGAAAGCTGCAGTTAAGGTGACTTCTCGTGAAAAAGTACCTCCAGTTCGACGACGAACACTGCCACCAGTCAAAACAG AAGAGGATACATCCCAGACTAATCATCCAGCAGAGCTGAAAACTGACTGCCAACAGACAGAGCTCATCTGTCCTCTCTGTAGGGACTGGTTTGACACAGGGACTGGGCTGTCCAACCATGTACGAGGCCACCTGAAGCGCCTAGGCAAACCCTCTTCCACCACATCTAAATCTCCAGTGATCATATTGAAAGAACTGATGCGTGACAAGAAACAGTTTCAGATGAAGCTACAGGTTCTTGAGAAGAAGTGCCGCGCCACCAATTCTTTCCATCCTATTCGGTTGAGTAACGGTTTAACATTTGCATCTACTGTCAAACGGAAGAAAGATGATAGGGAGGACAAGAAACGGATAGACATTGGTAAAGCCTCACCACCAAGTGAACTGATTGGAATTTTGAAGAAAAGAAGAGCCCATGAAGAGACCAAAGCTAAGCAGTCAACCCACACAGCGAGAAAGGCTATTCTTTTATCTTCAGACAGAGACTGTGGCATGGAGATACAACCTTTCAAAGCAGTGCCAAATTCACTAGCAG AGAAAAGTGAACTCAATAGAAAAGTGTGTGTGCACTGTAATACCACATTCCACAGTGGTGTCAGTCTCTCCAATCATTTGAGGGCATATGCACATAGAAAGAAAAAAGCTCTTCTGGATGGAACTA CTTTTGACTGTAAACAGAGAAAGCAAAGATCGAGGTCTGGGACGAAGAAGAAAATGTACCCTCTGCTGCACACACCAGAAGAAATCTATAGACTTACTTGCAG GTTTTGTGATCTAGTCTTCCAGGGCCCTTTGTCAGTGCAGGAGGACTGGATAAAGCATTTACAGAGGCACATCATGAATACCGCTGTACCGCACACAGGGGCAGGGATGGTGGAAGTCACCACCTTCCCCAA